The window GAGTAAAATGTCCAtataagaaggaaaaggaggggAAAAGAGTGAAAACTGCACCTGCAAGTCATTTTGTGGATTCCAGTCAGAATCAAATATAATAACAGTATCTGCTGTAGCAAGATTAATCCCAAGGCCACCTGCCCGAGTTGATAGGAGAAAACAGAAATCATCACTCCCAGGAGCATTAAAATGATCCATAGCCTGCTGGCGCTTCTTCACCTTGCTGTACTACCATCAAGCCGCTGGTATTGGAACNNNNNNNNNNNNNNNNNNNNNNNNNNNNNNNNNNNNNNNNNNNNNNNNNNNNNNNNNNNNNNNNNNNNNNNNNNNNNNNNNNNNNNNNNNNNNNNNNNNNTTATTTCCAAGCCATCAATGGATTTGCCAACTTTATTGAGATGCAAATGTAGCGAAAATCAGACATTCAATGGCGATATTCGCGGAACAGCAACATCTTTCATTGCTGAAGTAGCTCTCTCCTTGGAAGTCTATCTATCTAGCTCAAATTGACATATCCATCTCTCATATTTTGTGCATTCTATAGGATACATTCAGAACCTAGTCTTAGGTATGGATGACTAATACATAGTTAGACAAATCGTTTGATGCTTGTCTCTCTGTAGGACAAGTTGGAAAAGTTTTGCAAAGTTGGAAGACCAAAGCCCTACACTTGGCTTCTGCGACTGTTCTAGTGCTAACGTTCAGTAAGTGTTGCACTCAAGAACATGAAAATTGCTGCTTGGCATTTCCTCATGCTTGGAATTTTCGAGGAGTGGGACGACATCGAACTTGTGTTGGGATTTCTTCTCGACATTGTACAGCGGATCGCTACATTTGAAGCAGCACTTGCAGTACCTCCTTCATTGTAGGCCTCGTGGAAGGCAGAGTAGCAGCAAAAGATCCCGAGCTTAAAAACATTGCTTATTTCATCTACGTTTGAGTCATCCTTGATCTCCTCATCTAATGCGTCAGATATCGGGTTGCCATCTTGGATGTGACGCCATGCCCAATCAGCGAGGCACATGTCTTCGTCCCTGTCGTTAGCCTCCTCCCAGTGGTTAGTTTCCAAGAGAACCACcccaaagctatagacatcaATCTTCTCATTGACTCTTGTCATGAGGCATACTCTGTTGTTCAACCAAAAAGAGGCAAGACAAAACTAAATATTCCTGCTGGTAGGATAtgttgataatgctagtacgagtacctagaggggtgaataggtttatgaaaattttcttgcagTTTGCGCAATACTTaaacagatgaaggattaaaaaaaaatcgtaa of the Eucalyptus grandis isolate ANBG69807.140 chromosome 10, ASM1654582v1, whole genome shotgun sequence genome contains:
- the LOC120288887 gene encoding protein CHROMATIN REMODELING 5-like, coding for MDHFNAPGSDDFCFLLSTRAGGLGINLATADTVIIFDSDWNPQNDLQAMSRAHRIGQQEVVNIYRFVTSKSVVRKTSWSVPRERWFLTIW